The nucleotide sequence GGCCGATTTTTCATCGCCATCCGGACGTTCCATCCGTTCCATCCGTTCAAGCTGCTTGCGGCGGCTTTGGGCTCTTTTTGTTGTCGAAGCCCGGGCAATATTGCGCTGGATGAAGTCTTCCAGCTTCGCTACCTGCTCCTGTTGCTTTTCAAACAGCTTCATATCTTTTTCGTATTGTTCGGCCTTCTGTTCTAAATAGTTACTGTAATTCCCATGAAATTTTTTAATGTGCTGCCGAGAGATTTCGTATACTTGGTTTACAACTTTATCAAGGAAGTAACGGTCATGGGACACGATCAAAATAGCGCCGTTGTAGCCCTGCAAATATTGTTCCAGCCAGGAAAGTGTATCAATGTCTAAATGGTTCGTCGGCTCGTCCAAAATAAGAATGTCGGGTTTTGTCAATAATAGCTTTCCCAGTGCGAGCCTCGTTTTTTGGCCGCCACTTAAAGTAGAGATTTTCGTTTCATAGTCAAAATCATGAAAGTTCAAGCCATGCAAAACCGAACGGATATCTGCTTCGAACTGATAGCCGCCGGACTCTTTAAATTCATTTTGCAGCAAATCATATTCCTTGGTGACTCTTTCATATTGGCTGGCATCTCCGTAAACAGCGGGATCCGCCATTCGCTCTTCCAGATGCCGCAGCTGCTTTTCCATGCTGCGCAAATGCGAGAAGACGGAAAGCATTTCATCCATGATTGATAAATCAGATTCCAGCCCGGTGTTTTGAGCAAGATAGCCGATTGTCGCATCTTTCGGCTTTAAGATATTTCCGGAATCATAAGAGAGGATACCGGCGATTATTTTTAAAAGAGTGGATTTTCCTGCTCCGTTTCTACCAACTAGAGCGATCCGGTCTCTTGTTTGTACTTCAAGTTTAATATTCGACAAAATGAGCTCTGCGCCGAAGTATTTTGTAAGCTGTTGTACTTGCAGTAAAATCATTCTTCTCACCTCAGTTTTCTACTTATTAGTGTAGCTGATTCTATAGGCCTGGGCAATTCTCTTTCACCCTTTCTGGGCGATAGAAAGGAAATAAAGTTGAAAGACAAGCCGTGCAAAATATTGTATGATGGAAGGAGTGATTGAATCGAAAGGTTATCAGTTTGGAAACAGCAAGCGCTGGGGGTATAAATATGAACCATGATCCATTAAGGATTCCGCAGGCGACGGCCAAGCGTCTGCCATTGTATTACAGATTTATCCAAAACCTGCATTCTTCTGGCAAGCAGCGGGTCTCATCGGCAGAATTAAGCGAAGCAGTAAAAGTAGATTCGGCGACGATTCGCCGCGATTTTTCTTATTTTGGAGCACTTGGTAAGAAGGGATACGGCTATAATGTCAGCTATTTATTGTCGTTCTTTCGCAAAACACTTGATCAAGATGAAATAACAAATGTAGCTCTTATTGGGGTAGGAAATTTAGGAACCGCTTTTTTGAATTATAACTTTATGAAGAATAACAATACGAAAATACAAATAGCCTTCGA is from Bacillus sp. PK3_68 and encodes:
- a CDS encoding redox-sensing transcriptional repressor Rex translates to MNHDPLRIPQATAKRLPLYYRFIQNLHSSGKQRVSSAELSEAVKVDSATIRRDFSYFGALGKKGYGYNVSYLLSFFRKTLDQDEITNVALIGVGNLGTAFLNYNFMKNNNTKIQIAFDVDEGKVGKTIGDVPIYHLDNLEEKLQSKEVPVAILTVPSTVAQGITDRLVECNIKGILNFTPARLNVPPMIRVHHIDLAVELQSLVYFLKNYPDVSEEKSE